One genomic segment of Danio aesculapii chromosome 15, fDanAes4.1, whole genome shotgun sequence includes these proteins:
- the tsku gene encoding tsukushi isoform X1 — translation MLAWKSKSSPADKSRHMLTMASLLCLFFSLLGLAAIGAVKNCHPQCRCEVETFGLFDSFSLTKVDCSRIGPGNTPVPIPLDTSHLDLSLNSITSISDTMLSGPGYTTLVSLDLSSNLIAQISPKAFSKLRYLETLDLSSNALEGLSDGCFTGLPLVELDLSENQFKEFNLDLFTTRTQDLPIMVDLSRNLLTSIYRRTPGHPLYIKSLMLAGNQLKTVPKLDGIPLQYLNLDGNLISSIDTGAFDLLTELVHLSLSSLSELTLIHPGAFRSLKNLQALDLSNNSQLKTLSPDVFSGLVSLQELNLSNTAVTPLSRTVFMQMPNIKSITLGPNVHCWKTHKQGQFHRQIGQAKPNDILTCDNAGLIL, via the exons ATGCTGGCCTGGAAAAGTAAGAGCTCTCCGGCAGACAAGTCGCGGCACATG cTCACCATGGCGTCACTGCTGTGTCTCTTCTTCTCTTTGCTTGGCCTGGCTGCCATCGGTGCTGTGAAGAACTGTCATCCGCAGTGTCGGTGTGAAGTGGAGACCTTCGGCCTCTTCGACAGCTTCAGCCTCACCAAAGTGGACTGCAGCAGAATCGGCCCTGGAAATACCCCAGTGCCAATTCCTTTGGACACGTCCCATCTGGACCTCTCCCTCAACTCTATCACCTCCATCAGCGACACAATGCTTTCTGGACCGGGTTACACCACCTTAGTCAGTTTGGACCTAAGCAGCAATCTCATTGCACAAATCAGTCCCAAAGCATTCTCCAAACTGCGTTACCTTGAGACGTTAGACTTGAGCAGCAACGCTCTCGAAGGTCTCAGCGACGGCTGCTTCACTGGACTCCCTCTGGTCGAGCTGGACCTGAGTGAAAACCAATTCAAAGAGTTCAACCTTGATCTCTTCACCACCAGGACACAGGATTTACCAATAATGGTGGACTTGTCACGAAATCTTCTTACCTCCATTTATAGGAGAACACCAGGCCATCCGTTGTACATCAAGAGTCTCATGCTTGCAGGAAACCAATTGAAGACGGTGCCGAAGCTTGATGGGATTCCACTTCAGTATCTTAACCTGGATGGAAATCTCATCTCTAGCATTGACACAGGAGCCTTTGATTTGCTGACAGAATTGGTTCACCTGTCTCTCAGCAGCCTGTCCGAACTGACCTTGATTCATCCAGGTGCTTTCAGGAGTCTAAAGAACCTGCAGGCTTTAGACTTGTCCAACAATAGCCAACTCAAGACGCTGAGCCCCGATGTTTTTAGCGGACTCGTCTCTTTACAAGAGCTGAATTTGTCCAATACTGCTGTCACACCATTATCAAGGACCGTTTTTATGCAGATGCCAAACATAAAGAGTATAACTCTAGGGCCAAACGTGCATTGCTGGAAGACACACAAGCAGGGACAGTTTCACAGACAGATTGGACAGGCCAAACCCAATGATATACTTACCTGTGACAACGCAGGACTGATCTTATGA
- the tsku gene encoding tsukushi isoform X2 encodes MASLLCLFFSLLGLAAIGAVKNCHPQCRCEVETFGLFDSFSLTKVDCSRIGPGNTPVPIPLDTSHLDLSLNSITSISDTMLSGPGYTTLVSLDLSSNLIAQISPKAFSKLRYLETLDLSSNALEGLSDGCFTGLPLVELDLSENQFKEFNLDLFTTRTQDLPIMVDLSRNLLTSIYRRTPGHPLYIKSLMLAGNQLKTVPKLDGIPLQYLNLDGNLISSIDTGAFDLLTELVHLSLSSLSELTLIHPGAFRSLKNLQALDLSNNSQLKTLSPDVFSGLVSLQELNLSNTAVTPLSRTVFMQMPNIKSITLGPNVHCWKTHKQGQFHRQIGQAKPNDILTCDNAGLIL; translated from the coding sequence ATGGCGTCACTGCTGTGTCTCTTCTTCTCTTTGCTTGGCCTGGCTGCCATCGGTGCTGTGAAGAACTGTCATCCGCAGTGTCGGTGTGAAGTGGAGACCTTCGGCCTCTTCGACAGCTTCAGCCTCACCAAAGTGGACTGCAGCAGAATCGGCCCTGGAAATACCCCAGTGCCAATTCCTTTGGACACGTCCCATCTGGACCTCTCCCTCAACTCTATCACCTCCATCAGCGACACAATGCTTTCTGGACCGGGTTACACCACCTTAGTCAGTTTGGACCTAAGCAGCAATCTCATTGCACAAATCAGTCCCAAAGCATTCTCCAAACTGCGTTACCTTGAGACGTTAGACTTGAGCAGCAACGCTCTCGAAGGTCTCAGCGACGGCTGCTTCACTGGACTCCCTCTGGTCGAGCTGGACCTGAGTGAAAACCAATTCAAAGAGTTCAACCTTGATCTCTTCACCACCAGGACACAGGATTTACCAATAATGGTGGACTTGTCACGAAATCTTCTTACCTCCATTTATAGGAGAACACCAGGCCATCCGTTGTACATCAAGAGTCTCATGCTTGCAGGAAACCAATTGAAGACGGTGCCGAAGCTTGATGGGATTCCACTTCAGTATCTTAACCTGGATGGAAATCTCATCTCTAGCATTGACACAGGAGCCTTTGATTTGCTGACAGAATTGGTTCACCTGTCTCTCAGCAGCCTGTCCGAACTGACCTTGATTCATCCAGGTGCTTTCAGGAGTCTAAAGAACCTGCAGGCTTTAGACTTGTCCAACAATAGCCAACTCAAGACGCTGAGCCCCGATGTTTTTAGCGGACTCGTCTCTTTACAAGAGCTGAATTTGTCCAATACTGCTGTCACACCATTATCAAGGACCGTTTTTATGCAGATGCCAAACATAAAGAGTATAACTCTAGGGCCAAACGTGCATTGCTGGAAGACACACAAGCAGGGACAGTTTCACAGACAGATTGGACAGGCCAAACCCAATGATATACTTACCTGTGACAACGCAGGACTGATCTTATGA